Within Actinomycetes bacterium, the genomic segment GTGCGTCTCGACCGTCCGGGGGGAGAGGAACAGTCGAGCCCCGATCTCCCGGTTCGACAGGCCGCCTGCCACCAGGCGCAGCACGTCCATCTCCCGGCTGGTCACGCCCAGCGACCGGAGATCGAGCGGGACCTCGGACCCGCCCCGGCCCTTCCGGGGCAGCGGCGCGCCCGCCTTGCGGAGCAGGGCCTTGCAGGCCGCCACGA encodes:
- a CDS encoding helix-turn-helix transcriptional regulator, with amino-acid sequence VAACKALLRKAGAPLPRKGRGGSEVPLDLRSLGVTSREMDVLRLVAGGLSNREIGARLFLSPRTVETHVASLQRRTGAGTRADLVALASAVLAREGSG